The following proteins are encoded in a genomic region of Iodidimonas sp. SYSU 1G8:
- a CDS encoding DUF4169 family protein, giving the protein MVEIVNLRRARKARARADAETKAATNRALHGRTKTEKIRDETEATRLTRTVDNAKLDD; this is encoded by the coding sequence ATGGTTGAGATCGTCAATCTCAGACGCGCCCGCAAGGCACGCGCCCGGGCCGATGCCGAGACGAAGGCCGCGACCAACCGGGCGCTGCATGGCCGCACCAAGACAGAGAAGATCCGGGATGAGACCGAAGCGACCCGCCTGACCCGCACGGTCGATAACGCCAAGCTGGACGACTGA
- a CDS encoding HNH endonuclease translates to MGYGVFIHRSDSIYDDSPAERYQFPVQYLGRVERCVGDWIVYYEPRKVANTRGYFAIAKVEGVRPDPDASGMYLALIEPGTYLDFVHPVPFSGPDGFVERGVLNEQGRISGRAQAAVRSLSPVDLNRILTLGLEQDVLELPRTGEAGQALWKSPGLEDSLQAPFVFEQTRERVQRLTSRIVRDRLFRQVILRAYDKRCAITGLKLINGNGRAEVDAAHIRPVEANGPDIVSNGLALSGTAHWMFDRGLIGLSDDLDILISRQANDPESIRALINRTGRAIVPPKAFERPHPRFLAWHRAHCFKQ, encoded by the coding sequence ATGGGATACGGCGTCTTTATTCATCGCTCGGATTCGATCTACGACGACAGCCCGGCGGAACGGTATCAGTTTCCGGTCCAGTATCTGGGCCGCGTCGAGCGCTGCGTGGGCGATTGGATCGTTTACTACGAGCCGCGCAAGGTCGCGAATACCCGCGGCTATTTTGCCATCGCCAAGGTCGAGGGCGTCAGGCCGGATCCCGACGCATCGGGAATGTACCTGGCGCTAATCGAGCCTGGCACCTATCTGGATTTCGTCCATCCGGTTCCATTTTCCGGGCCTGACGGGTTCGTGGAAAGGGGCGTGCTGAATGAACAGGGGCGGATATCCGGCCGTGCGCAAGCGGCCGTGCGGTCGCTTTCTCCAGTGGATCTCAATCGGATTCTGACGCTCGGTCTCGAGCAAGATGTACTGGAGCTGCCAAGGACGGGCGAGGCCGGGCAAGCGTTATGGAAGTCTCCTGGTCTGGAAGACAGCCTGCAGGCGCCTTTCGTCTTCGAACAGACGCGCGAGCGCGTCCAGCGGCTGACCTCGCGGATCGTCCGGGACCGGCTGTTTCGCCAGGTCATCCTCCGCGCCTATGACAAGCGCTGTGCCATCACCGGCCTCAAGCTCATCAACGGCAACGGACGTGCCGAGGTGGACGCGGCCCATATAAGGCCGGTAGAGGCGAACGGGCCGGACATCGTCAGCAACGGGCTGGCGTTGTCGGGCACCGCCCACTGGATGTTCGACCGAGGCCTCATCGGCCTCTCGGATGATTTGGACATCCTGATTTCGCGTCAGGCCAACGATCCGGAGAGCATTCGCGCACTGATCAACAGGACCGGCCGCGCCATAGTGCCGCCGAAGGCTTTCGAGAGGCCGCATCCCCGCTTTCTCGCATGGCACCGCGCGCACTGCTTCAAGCAGTAG
- a CDS encoding VacJ family lipoprotein: protein MASSSLSTLGHSLRLLPLAIAFGLLLAGCASVPTDPAARAEYERLNDPLEPTNRAIFGFNEFLDKALIKPLAEVYHFLLPDFIETRITVFVRNLGEPLTFVNDVLQGEPDRASNTLGRFMANTTFGVAGIFDVATDAGMPRHTEDFGQTFGVWGIGEGPYLVLPIFGPSTLRDGFGTAADMFADPVTIGVNEANVQGLALGRIVLTGLDARARNLQIVDQLRSESLDYYATLRSAYRQNRRSEILNGAPVPQEEGQSGFEEYEEFDGIDP, encoded by the coding sequence GTGGCATCATCCAGCCTGTCGACCTTGGGACATTCACTCCGCCTGCTGCCGCTTGCCATCGCCTTCGGTCTTCTGCTGGCCGGCTGCGCCAGCGTGCCGACCGATCCGGCGGCACGGGCCGAGTATGAGCGCCTCAACGATCCGCTTGAGCCCACCAACCGGGCGATTTTCGGTTTCAACGAGTTTCTCGACAAGGCGCTGATCAAGCCGCTGGCGGAAGTCTATCACTTCCTGCTGCCCGATTTCATCGAGACGCGTATCACCGTGTTCGTGCGCAATCTGGGCGAGCCGCTGACCTTCGTGAACGACGTGCTGCAGGGCGAGCCGGACCGCGCCTCCAACACCCTCGGGCGTTTCATGGCCAACACCACCTTCGGCGTCGCCGGCATCTTCGACGTGGCGACCGACGCGGGCATGCCGCGCCATACCGAGGATTTTGGCCAGACCTTCGGTGTCTGGGGCATCGGCGAGGGTCCGTATCTGGTGCTGCCGATCTTCGGCCCGTCGACCCTGCGGGACGGCTTCGGCACCGCGGCCGACATGTTCGCCGACCCCGTCACCATCGGCGTCAACGAGGCCAATGTGCAGGGCCTGGCGCTGGGCCGCATCGTGCTCACCGGGCTCGATGCCCGGGCGCGCAATTTGCAGATCGTCGACCAGCTGCGCAGCGAATCCCTCGATTACTACGCCACCTTGCGTAGCGCCTACCGGCAGAACCGCCGCAGCGAGATCCTGAATGGCGCGCCGGTGCCGCAGGAAGAGGGCCAATCGGGCTTCGAGGAATATGAAGAGTTCGATGGCATCGACCCGTAG